The genomic interval TGTCAGCGTGTTGACGTTGTTGATATGGAACGAGGCGTGGACGACGAGGACCGGACGCTTGGTCGACACCCGGTCGAGATCCTGCCGAGTCAGCATCTTGCCGCCGATATGCAGCGGATCGAAACCCCAGGCGTAGAGCGGTGAACCATCGTCGGGCAGCGCGGCTTCAGCCTGCTGCAGCCGCGCCACGATCGCTTCGATGTCCGGCACACCGACCACTACTTTGCCTTCCGGCGACCGGCGGTCGAACGCGCCCACATAAGGCTGCTTCCACATCAGGCCTTCCATGATGTGGCTGTGGCCTTCGACGAAGCCGGGCATCAACACCTTGTCGGCGAAGCGGGTATCGAGCCGCGCGCCGCTTACCATCAGTTCGTCAGCGCTGCCGGTCGCAACGATCCGCCCGTCTCGCACCGCAACATGCGTCGCGCTCGGCCGCGACGGGTTCATGGTGATAATCTTGCGGGCGGAATAAACGACGGTGTCAGACGGCACGCTTAGTCTCCAGGCTTGCGATTGCGAGCGTGAAGCGATCGTCCCCGTGGCACTAGCGCCAGATGCCGAGCACGAATGGAGCCAGGGCTATGCGCCAACTGCCGCCTCCCATGGCTCGCTTCTTGCAGACGGTTTGTAAAAGCTTCATTCTCGCAATGACAGCCGTTTCGCGTCGTCGTGTCAGTCAGGGTATCGCGTCTTGGGAAAGCTAGCACAGCTCACATTCCGGGAGTCCACTGTGGCACGCACGCCTAACGGCGGTGCAATTGCCTCTTCAGATGCCGCCGCATTAGGCAAAGACGAGTTATTCTGGGGCGCGTTGTTTCGCGGCCTCAACCGCGGCGGCTCTTTCCTGCAATTGCAGATTCGCCAGATCATCGTGACGGCGATCGAGGATGGCCGGCTGCCGCTCGGCATGAAGATGCCGTCCAGCCGCGACCTCGCCACCGTGCTGAAGGTGTCACGTAACACTGTGGTGATCGCTTACGAGCAGCTCGTTGATCAGAACTTTCTGGTCTCGCGGCAGCGCAGCGGTTACTTCGTCGCCGGCCTGCCGAAGAAATTCGCCACCGAAACGCCCGGCCTCGCCGAGGTCACCAGCCGCGGTGACGAACACTGGGCCGATCGCTTCGCGGTGAGGCCATCGGCGCATCGCAACATCGTCAAGCCGCTCGACTGGCAAACGCATCCCTACCCGTTCATCTTCGGGCAGTTCGATCCGAGTCTGTTTCCGACCAACGACTGGCGCGAAAGCGCCCGTGCCGCACTCAGCGTTCCGGAAATCAACAACTGGGCCCGCGACCTGATCGACGGTGACGATCCGGCGCTGATCGAGCAACTGCAGCTACAGGTGCTGCCGCGCCGCGGCATCCACGCCCGCGCCGACGAGATCATGATGACGATCGGGGCTCAGCACGCGCTGTATCTGATCGCGACGCTGTTCATCAACGGCCAGACCAAGGTCGGCATCGAAGAGCCGGGCTATCCGGACGCCCGCAACATTTTCCGGATGCTGACGCCCAACGTGGTGCCGCTTTCCGTCGATGGCGAAGGGCTGGTGCCGGACGCGACTTTCCAGAGCTGCGCGCTGGCCTATGTCACCGCCAGTCATCAGTGCCCAACCGCCGTGACGATGCCGCTGCCGCGCCGCGTCGAACTGTTGAAGGCCGCCGCGGCGGGCGACGTGGTGGTGGTCGAGGACGATTACGAAGGCGAGCTGATGCCGGAGACGGCGACGCTGCCGCCGCTGAAGAGCCTCGATCGCGCCAGCAACGTGCTCTATGTCGGCAGCCTGTCGAAGGCGCTGGCCCCTGGGCTGCGGCTCGGTTACGTCGTCGCTCCCGCCCCGGTGATCCGCGAACTGCGCGCGCTGCGCCGGCTGATGCTGCGGCATCCTCCGCTCAACAATCAGCGCGTCGCCGCGCTTTTCATCGGCCTCGGCCACTATCGGGCGCATCTCGCCCAGGTCGGCCGCGTGCTGCTGGAACGCGCCAAACTGCTGGACCAGCTGCTGCCCAAGCATCTGCCGAGCTGCAGCTTCTCACGCGGTCCAGGCTCGACCAATTTCTGGGTGACCTGCCCGACTTCGATCGACGCCACCGCTCTGGCCGAAGCTGCGCTCGAACAGGGCGTCGTGATCGAGCCCGGCGCCGTATTCTCGATGGACGAAACCGCGAGCCGGCACTGCTTCCGGCTCGGCTTCTCCTCGATCCGCACCGACCGCATCGAGGTCGGCATCGAGCGGCTCGGCAAGGTGCTGGCGAAGCAGCTCGAGGGCTGATCAGACGTCGCAGCGTCATTGCGAAGGAGCGGAGCGACGAAGCAATCCAGAAGCTCCGTGCTCGGCACTGGATTGCTTCGCTTCGCTCGCAATGATGGGGAGAAGCGGAGCCCTCACATCAACTCGGAGATTCCCTTCGCGGCGCTGAGCAGCGCGACGCCGCCGAGGCTGGCGATCGAGACGTGGCGATGCAGCCGCTCGCTGCCGCGGCGGAAGCCCTGCTCGCCGATCCAGGTGCCGAACATCATCACCGGCAACGCCATCGCGGCCAGCCACAGCACATTCACGGTTGCGAGCCCCACCAGCGCAATGCTGGTGAAGCCGGCGATCGACGTGGCGAGGAAGAACACCAATAGCGACGCGCGCACCACCACAGCGGGGAACGGCCCCGACATGTAGTAGACGATCGCCGGCGGACTCGGCATCGCGGCGAGGCCGTTGAACAGGCCGCACAGCATGCCGACGCCGGTCGTCACCGGCCGCGACGGAATCGCCTCGATGGCGAAGCCGCGGCCGAGCACGACCACCGCGGCGGCCGTGATGGTCGCGATCACGATCCGCGCCACCGGTGCCGGAGCGACGCTGAGCGCCAGTGCCCCAAT from Rhodopseudomonas palustris carries:
- a CDS encoding PLP-dependent aminotransferase family protein, which encodes MARTPNGGAIASSDAAALGKDELFWGALFRGLNRGGSFLQLQIRQIIVTAIEDGRLPLGMKMPSSRDLATVLKVSRNTVVIAYEQLVDQNFLVSRQRSGYFVAGLPKKFATETPGLAEVTSRGDEHWADRFAVRPSAHRNIVKPLDWQTHPYPFIFGQFDPSLFPTNDWRESARAALSVPEINNWARDLIDGDDPALIEQLQLQVLPRRGIHARADEIMMTIGAQHALYLIATLFINGQTKVGIEEPGYPDARNIFRMLTPNVVPLSVDGEGLVPDATFQSCALAYVTASHQCPTAVTMPLPRRVELLKAAAAGDVVVVEDDYEGELMPETATLPPLKSLDRASNVLYVGSLSKALAPGLRLGYVVAPAPVIRELRALRRLMLRHPPLNNQRVAALFIGLGHYRAHLAQVGRVLLERAKLLDQLLPKHLPSCSFSRGPGSTNFWVTCPTSIDATALAEAALEQGVVIEPGAVFSMDETASRHCFRLGFSSIRTDRIEVGIERLGKVLAKQLEG
- a CDS encoding sulfite exporter TauE/SafE family protein, which encodes MHELIAEASASFLSTLPSPMAIAGVLSAVLAAALLRGFTGFGFALAAVPLMGMFMAPAKAVPVAVLLQLLGGLNDLRRNHRDAHWASLRWLIVGAVIGSPIGALALSVAPAPVARIVIATITAAAVVVLGRGFAIEAIPSRPVTTGVGMLCGLFNGLAAMPSPPAIVYYMSGPFPAVVVRASLLVFFLATSIAGFTSIALVGLATVNVLWLAAMALPVMMFGTWIGEQGFRRGSERLHRHVSIASLGGVALLSAAKGISELM